In Deinococcus sp. QL22, the following are encoded in one genomic region:
- a CDS encoding esterase family protein, whose product MAVSVAGSQVTFSAPAGATALVGDFTDWRKRPALPVVAGGAITLSLPRGAWVEYAWLDEAGTPFADPDNAQKSLNPWWPYPRAVVVGQYAQHPLWAAAEATQRGTAHRLTWEGTVFPGTRRAIVYTPHGYQSSQAVPIYYVQDGVAFYRTGKLGEVMDRAVEGGLASGAVLVFVEPGDRSAEYYLNDRYLDFLQTEVFPRVEGELATPSERGLWGASLGGLISLHLGAAHPDLFSRVVSHSGAFIARPGAEKDGIIDTTSAGEWLRERLSVSPPTHLKTSLDTGILEWLAAPNRRMAALFADAELPHQYREYASGHNWVTWRAALPEAFLYMQGG is encoded by the coding sequence ATGGCTGTTTCTGTCGCAGGTTCTCAGGTCACTTTTTCGGCTCCGGCGGGGGCGACGGCGTTGGTGGGCGACTTTACCGATTGGCGCAAACGCCCCGCGCTGCCTGTGGTGGCGGGCGGGGCCATTACCCTGAGCCTGCCACGTGGCGCGTGGGTGGAATATGCGTGGCTGGACGAGGCAGGCACGCCCTTTGCTGACCCCGACAACGCCCAAAAATCTCTGAATCCCTGGTGGCCCTACCCACGTGCGGTGGTGGTGGGCCAGTACGCGCAGCACCCGCTGTGGGCCGCCGCCGAGGCCACCCAGAGGGGCACGGCACACCGCCTGACCTGGGAAGGCACGGTGTTTCCTGGCACGCGCCGCGCCATCGTGTACACGCCGCACGGCTACCAATCGTCTCAGGCCGTGCCGATTTATTACGTCCAAGACGGCGTGGCCTTTTACCGCACAGGCAAACTGGGTGAGGTAATGGACAGAGCGGTGGAAGGGGGTTTGGCGTCGGGCGCGGTATTGGTCTTCGTGGAGCCGGGAGACCGCAGCGCCGAGTATTACCTGAATGACCGCTATCTGGACTTCCTGCAAACTGAAGTGTTTCCGCGTGTGGAGGGCGAATTGGCGACCCCCTCAGAGCGAGGATTGTGGGGCGCGAGCCTCGGCGGACTGATCAGCCTACATCTGGGCGCGGCCCACCCCGACTTGTTTTCCCGCGTGGTCAGCCACAGCGGGGCATTTATTGCGCGGCCCGGTGCAGAAAAAGACGGCATCATCGATACCACCAGCGCCGGGGAATGGCTGCGCGAACGCCTGAGCGTTTCTCCGCCCACACACCTGAAAACCAGTCTGGATACAGGCATCTTGGAATGGCTGGCTGCACCGAACCGCCGCATGGCCGCCCTGTTTGCCGACGCCGAATTGCCCCATCAGTACCGCGAATATGCCAGCGGGCACAACTGGGTCACGTGGCGGGCCGCGTTGCCGGAAGCGTTTTTGTACATGCAGGGTGGATAG
- a CDS encoding peptidase C39 family protein has product MRIPILLSLMLLGSAGASTMTYPASTTTLHERTQDWAGAELRGVDVRGQMLMLAAGVTSGTLTGQPIKVAAFDELVPSWNSTTPGAGSVTLEVRAQTGTVWTRWFSFGTWSSADGRASLNGQKDAAGQIMTDTLRLTAKASAYQYRVTLRGAGTSVRLLAFNTSDRARRAAGLGQASNRAAWGKVTDVPQRSQMVFAEGEGWCSPTSTSMILALYGVNVSVPTAAKGMFDRVYEGTGNWPFNTAYAGEKGMRAFITRLPSLAAAEKYTGAGLPLAVSLGWKAGELPGAPIPSSDGHLMVLLGFDAKGNPVMNDPAAPTDAGVRRTYPRAAFEKLWLTHSGGLSYVIAPQGAALP; this is encoded by the coding sequence ATGCGGATTCCTATTCTCCTTTCACTGATGCTGCTGGGCAGCGCGGGGGCTTCCACCATGACTTATCCGGCGTCTACCACCACCCTTCACGAGCGGACGCAGGACTGGGCCGGCGCGGAACTGCGCGGAGTAGACGTGCGCGGGCAAATGCTGATGCTGGCCGCAGGCGTAACGAGCGGCACCCTGACCGGGCAGCCGATCAAGGTCGCGGCCTTTGACGAACTGGTGCCCTCCTGGAACAGCACGACCCCCGGCGCGGGCAGCGTAACGCTGGAAGTGCGGGCGCAAACGGGCACGGTCTGGACGCGCTGGTTTTCCTTTGGCACATGGAGCAGTGCCGATGGGCGAGCCAGCCTGAACGGGCAAAAGGACGCGGCGGGCCAGATCATGACCGATACCCTGCGCCTGACCGCTAAAGCCAGTGCCTACCAGTACCGCGTGACGTTGCGTGGCGCGGGAACCAGCGTGCGACTGTTAGCCTTCAACACCTCTGACCGGGCGAGGCGGGCCGCCGGATTGGGACAGGCCAGCAACCGGGCGGCGTGGGGCAAAGTCACCGACGTGCCGCAGCGTTCGCAGATGGTGTTCGCCGAGGGCGAAGGCTGGTGCAGCCCGACCAGTACGTCTATGATTCTGGCCCTCTACGGCGTGAATGTATCTGTGCCTACCGCCGCCAAAGGCATGTTTGACCGCGTATACGAGGGCACGGGCAACTGGCCCTTTAACACCGCTTACGCCGGAGAAAAGGGCATGCGGGCCTTCATCACGCGCCTGCCGAGCCTCGCTGCCGCCGAAAAATACACGGGTGCAGGCCTGCCACTGGCGGTGAGTCTGGGCTGGAAGGCAGGCGAATTGCCCGGTGCGCCAATTCCCAGCAGCGACGGCCATCTGATGGTGCTGCTGGGCTTCGACGCCAAAGGAAACCCTGTGATGAACGACCCCGCTGCCCCCACCGACGCGGGCGTGCGCCGCACCTATCCCCGCGCCGCCTTTGAAAAGCTGTGGCTGACGCATTCGGGCGGCCTGAGCTACGTGATCGCGCCGCAGGGAGCCGCGTTGCCCTGA